Proteins found in one Desulfobacterales bacterium genomic segment:
- a CDS encoding acyl-CoA dehydrogenase family protein, with protein sequence MRPSQKELNLVVDSVRRFAKKEIEGNVEAWEKMKNVPRELYKKMGDVGFLGSDLPEVYGGEGTSYHYTAAVASELARLGHFAHGALIISQMNLLSHYLYELGNEEQKQKYLIPMIKGECIPTICLTEPSGGSDLQAVKTEARKDGDYYILNGSKTFISVIHIADLHIVVARTNPLVSGARGLTLFIVDKGTEGLALGPNLEKIGFKACGTGDVYFDDVKVHKRQVLGEIDKGFIHLMNLLPLERILLATQNVGLIEGALQWTVDYVKKREVFGSKLSELQNTRFKIAEMVTEFNVLRGFCDHCMDLMDKGKLTAEIAAMLKLFGSDVAFKITDECLQFFGGSGYMAENPISRAWANARLSRIYGGTSEIMKHIIAKNVLD encoded by the coding sequence ATGAGACCAAGTCAAAAAGAACTCAATTTGGTGGTAGATTCCGTGCGTCGCTTTGCCAAGAAAGAGATTGAAGGGAATGTTGAAGCGTGGGAAAAGATGAAAAATGTCCCCAGAGAATTGTATAAAAAAATGGGAGATGTCGGCTTTCTGGGCTCTGACCTGCCGGAGGTATACGGAGGGGAAGGGACGAGCTATCATTATACGGCAGCGGTTGCTTCCGAGTTGGCAAGGCTGGGTCATTTTGCTCATGGCGCGTTGATAATTTCCCAGATGAATCTACTCTCGCATTATCTATATGAACTCGGCAACGAGGAACAAAAACAGAAGTACTTAATACCGATGATTAAGGGTGAATGTATTCCGACGATTTGCCTGACGGAGCCGAGCGGCGGGAGTGATCTCCAGGCAGTAAAAACAGAGGCGAGAAAAGATGGAGACTACTATATTCTCAATGGGAGTAAAACCTTCATCAGTGTGATTCATATTGCGGATCTTCATATCGTTGTTGCGCGGACCAATCCCCTCGTGTCCGGGGCGAGGGGCCTTACGCTTTTTATTGTGGACAAAGGAACCGAGGGGTTGGCTTTGGGGCCGAACCTGGAAAAAATCGGTTTTAAAGCCTGCGGCACTGGAGACGTATACTTTGATGATGTCAAGGTTCATAAGCGTCAGGTGCTGGGGGAAATTGACAAAGGGTTTATTCATCTGATGAACCTGCTACCCTTGGAACGAATTCTGCTCGCAACTCAAAATGTCGGTCTCATTGAGGGGGCTCTGCAGTGGACTGTGGACTATGTGAAAAAACGAGAAGTATTTGGGTCAAAATTAAGCGAGCTACAAAACACCCGGTTTAAGATCGCGGAAATGGTTACTGAATTTAATGTGCTGAGAGGATTTTGCGATCATTGCATGGATTTGATGGATAAAGGAAAGCTCACGGCCGAAATTGCCGCCATGCTGAAGCTGTTTGGATCGGATGTGGCATTTAAGATCACGGACGAGTGCCTTCAGTTTTTTGGCGGTTCGGGTTATATGGCGGAAAATCCAATTTCCAGGGCTTGGGCCAACGCTCGCCTCAGTCGTATCTATGGCGGTACCAGTGAGATTATGAAGCATATTATTGCCAAGAATGTTCTGGATTAG
- a CDS encoding TetR/AcrR family transcriptional regulator, protein METIGTNPKLTRTERRKTLNRQQIIRATFEAFAELGYVKTTVDDITTRADLGHGTFYKYFKNKQDLLSMLADNVAKKMGYHYPKDKPLSVYERIRYGVKSVLRLYLQHRGIILALQEAMIYDKQFEEKWLKIHEGLFKISTRNMKASIEKGYCRNIDMELTNAAVTAIMEGYANYIMKQAHDSVDLDTHADYLSDVIYHAFFKVDPQQELLKNFNSERVLASDRVPANNLP, encoded by the coding sequence ATGGAAACGATAGGTACTAATCCAAAGCTTACAAGAACAGAGCGGCGCAAGACATTAAACAGGCAACAGATTATTCGCGCAACGTTTGAGGCCTTTGCTGAACTGGGCTATGTCAAGACAACGGTTGACGACATAACGACCCGGGCGGATCTCGGGCATGGAACTTTTTATAAGTATTTTAAAAACAAGCAAGACCTTCTTAGTATGTTAGCTGACAACGTGGCCAAAAAGATGGGGTATCATTACCCCAAGGATAAACCGTTAAGCGTTTATGAAAGAATACGTTATGGTGTCAAGAGCGTTCTTCGGCTTTATCTACAACACAGGGGTATAATTCTGGCCCTACAAGAAGCCATGATTTATGATAAACAATTTGAAGAAAAATGGCTGAAAATTCATGAGGGTTTATTCAAAATTTCTACGCGCAACATGAAGGCCTCTATCGAGAAGGGATATTGCCGCAATATAGACATGGAATTAACGAATGCTGCCGTCACAGCTATTATGGAAGGATATGCCAACTATATAATGAAACAGGCACATGATTCTGTGGATCTTGATACACATGCCGATTATTTGTCAGACGTAATATATCACGCCTTTTTTAAGGTTGATCCTCAACAGGAATTGCTGAAAAACTTCAACAGCGAGCGCGTACTCGCTTCCGACAGGGTTCCGGCGAACAATTTGCCGTAA
- a CDS encoding enoyl-CoA hydratase-related protein yields MRTAVRLDIKGGIAEVVLVQAKRGNPLDENLCGDLCDVANECSENPGVRAVLIRADGKYFSVGADLKWFGRDRVSLPLMLKRANSKLHMAIARFVRADAPVVIAIHALVVGGMTALTAMADFALAGTSAKFYAAYNLVGFAPDGAGTYFIPRRVGSRKAAEFLMLNQTWTAEEAARNGLITRVVPDDRLLEEARSLVEEIAGGPTITFGETKRLLMSYTDQPMETQMELEAQAIARCAHTDDCWNAIQAVMHKKPIEFKGR; encoded by the coding sequence ATGAGAACAGCCGTGCGTTTAGACATTAAAGGCGGCATAGCAGAGGTAGTGCTGGTGCAGGCAAAACGTGGCAATCCATTAGACGAGAACCTGTGCGGCGATCTGTGCGATGTCGCGAACGAGTGCAGCGAAAACCCGGGCGTTCGTGCCGTGCTGATCCGGGCCGATGGGAAGTACTTCAGCGTTGGTGCCGATCTCAAATGGTTCGGTCGCGACAGGGTCTCCCTGCCGCTCATGCTGAAGCGGGCCAACTCTAAGCTGCACATGGCCATTGCCCGATTTGTGCGTGCGGATGCGCCAGTGGTGATTGCCATTCATGCCCTCGTGGTAGGTGGCATGACCGCACTGACTGCGATGGCAGACTTCGCCTTGGCTGGAACCTCTGCCAAGTTTTATGCTGCCTACAACCTTGTTGGTTTTGCCCCCGATGGTGCCGGCACCTACTTCATTCCCCGCCGCGTGGGCAGCCGAAAAGCAGCCGAGTTCCTAATGCTGAATCAGACCTGGACGGCCGAAGAAGCGGCACGCAACGGCCTTATCACACGCGTGGTACCTGATGACCGCTTGCTGGAAGAAGCCAGATCGCTGGTCGAGGAAATCGCCGGCGGTCCGACCATAACTTTTGGCGAAACGAAACGCCTATTGATGAGCTACACCGATCAGCCGATGGAAACCCAGATGGAGTTAGAAGCGCAGGCTATCGCCCGCTGCGCACACACTGACGACTGTTGGAATGCCATCCAAGCTGTCATG